One window of Papaver somniferum cultivar HN1 chromosome 9, ASM357369v1, whole genome shotgun sequence genomic DNA carries:
- the LOC113309288 gene encoding uncharacterized protein LOC113309288, whose amino-acid sequence MASFDFSIHMKSKDKSKASSKIPADTASSSSSSAESENKSTSTNDKNELPESNVGGQESQPKSTDNELPESNVGGQESQPKSIDNVTMKESGSKEESCKTEIPGESASSTGEEESDKTEASEGVFEEVFTEEQ is encoded by the exons atgGCGTCGTTTGATTTCTCCATTCATATGAAGTCTAAGGATAAATCTAAAGCTTCATCCAAGATTCCCGCAGATacagcatcatcatcatcttcatctgctGAATCGGAGAACAAATCAACATCAACAAATGATAAGAATG AATTACCTGAATCCAATGTCGGCGGACAAGAATCGCAACCTAAATCAACTGATAATG AATTACCTGAATCCAATGTCGGCGGACAAGAATCGCAACCTAAATCAATTGATAATG TGACTATGAAAGAATCAGGATCTAAAGAAGAATCTTGTAAAACTGAGATTCCTG GGGAATCTGCATCTTCTACTGGCGAAGAAGAATCTGACAAAACTGAGGCTTCCG AAGGGGTTTTTGAAGAAGTTTTTACTGAAGAACAGTGA